A part of Streptomyces sp. NBC_01451 genomic DNA contains:
- a CDS encoding aldehyde dehydrogenase, with product MTDHTAATAASSRSERFPAGMDCDYLMLIDGERVAASSGETFSCVDPYENRPWGRVPAATAQDVDRAVRAARRAFDEDGWSRAPASLRARLLRKLADLIEEHAEELAFIQIHENGKLLSEMLPAARAMAAHARYVAGLAENHHGSTLPVQPGFTAYTVPEPVGVVAAITPWNSPLTLLSWKLFPALAAGCTLVIKPSEVTPTSTLRLAELCQEAGFPKGVVNVVTGFGQPTGAALTGHSGIDKIAFTGSTGAGKAMLSAAAPRIGRVTLELGGKSPNIVFADADLDNAVHGVMGGIFAATGQTCMAGSRVLVQDSVYDEFVTALSAAADTLVLGDPLDPGTDVGPLACRNQFDKVLQYIDIGQSEGAKLSAGGIRDSSTAQLERGLFVRPTVFSHVDNSSRLAQEEIFGPVASVVRFTDEDDAARLANDVDFGLAAAVWTRDIGRAHRMVRRLRSGTVWVNAYRVVHYGVPFGGFKQSGIGRELGPDALDDYTETKSVWIDEGNPQMFGRH from the coding sequence ATGACGGACCACACGGCGGCCACGGCGGCCTCCTCGCGCTCAGAGCGCTTTCCGGCCGGGATGGACTGCGACTACCTGATGCTCATCGACGGCGAACGGGTCGCCGCCTCCAGCGGCGAGACCTTCTCCTGCGTCGACCCGTACGAGAACCGTCCCTGGGGCCGCGTTCCCGCCGCCACCGCGCAGGACGTCGACCGGGCCGTACGTGCGGCCCGGCGGGCCTTCGACGAGGACGGCTGGTCCCGCGCCCCCGCCTCGCTGCGCGCCCGCCTGCTGCGCAAGCTCGCCGACCTCATAGAGGAGCACGCCGAGGAACTGGCCTTCATCCAGATCCACGAGAACGGCAAACTCCTCAGCGAGATGCTGCCCGCAGCGCGGGCGATGGCCGCCCACGCCCGCTACGTGGCAGGACTGGCGGAGAACCACCACGGCTCCACCCTGCCCGTCCAGCCCGGCTTCACCGCATACACCGTCCCCGAGCCGGTCGGCGTCGTCGCGGCGATCACCCCGTGGAACTCCCCGCTGACGCTGCTGTCGTGGAAGCTGTTCCCCGCGCTCGCGGCCGGCTGCACACTCGTCATCAAGCCCTCCGAGGTCACGCCCACCTCCACGCTCCGCCTCGCCGAACTCTGCCAGGAGGCAGGCTTCCCCAAGGGCGTCGTCAACGTCGTCACCGGCTTCGGCCAGCCGACCGGAGCCGCCCTCACGGGCCACTCAGGCATCGACAAGATCGCGTTCACCGGATCCACCGGGGCGGGCAAGGCCATGCTGAGCGCGGCCGCTCCCCGGATCGGACGGGTCACCCTGGAACTGGGCGGGAAGTCCCCCAACATCGTCTTCGCCGACGCCGACCTCGACAACGCTGTGCACGGCGTGATGGGCGGCATCTTCGCCGCCACCGGACAGACCTGCATGGCCGGCTCGCGCGTCCTGGTCCAGGACAGCGTGTACGACGAGTTCGTCACCGCTCTGTCGGCCGCCGCGGACACGCTGGTGCTCGGCGACCCCCTGGACCCCGGCACCGATGTCGGCCCGCTCGCCTGCCGCAACCAGTTCGACAAGGTCCTGCAGTACATCGACATCGGGCAGTCCGAGGGGGCCAAGCTGTCCGCCGGAGGGATACGAGACTCGTCGACCGCGCAGCTGGAGCGCGGCCTGTTCGTCCGGCCCACCGTCTTCTCCCACGTCGACAACTCCTCGCGGCTCGCCCAGGAGGAGATCTTCGGTCCCGTGGCCAGTGTCGTGCGGTTCACCGACGAGGACGACGCCGCCCGGCTCGCCAACGACGTCGACTTCGGCCTGGCCGCCGCCGTGTGGACCCGGGACATCGGCCGAGCCCACCGCATGGTCCGACGACTGCGCTCGGGCACGGTCTGGGTCAACGCCTACCGCGTCGTCCACTACGGCGTGCCCTTCGGAGGGTTCAAGCAGAGCGGCATCGGCCGCGAACTCGGCCCCGACGCGCTCGACGACTACACCGAGACCAAGTCGGTCTGGATCGACGAAGGCAACCCGCAGATGTTCGGCCGGCACTGA
- a CDS encoding enoyl-CoA hydratase/isomerase family protein, which translates to MSATAASPAQTEQVVLVEHLTGGISRITFNRPHKRNAMNRAARVGIVRALDECRGRSKVIVMTGNGPAFCAGVDLKEGDVSTGDAELDRRSEWTAVQEEIRSHPAVVIVAVNGTALGGGSTLINVADLAIAANEARIGMPEIGFGLYPTLAGPAAQLRIKPKHAAWLVLTAERIDGITAAEWGLVNRAVPREELDAVATALAERVASFDATALEWSKKALWKIPGEISEWTHAIAYGHEIAGELRSRSSALSEGLGRFRSGERNPGQG; encoded by the coding sequence ATGAGCGCGACGGCTGCCTCCCCGGCGCAGACGGAACAGGTCGTCCTCGTCGAACACCTGACAGGCGGCATCTCACGCATCACCTTCAACCGCCCCCACAAGCGCAACGCCATGAACCGTGCGGCCCGCGTAGGCATCGTGCGCGCCCTCGACGAGTGCCGGGGCCGGTCCAAGGTGATCGTCATGACCGGCAATGGCCCCGCCTTCTGCGCCGGCGTCGACCTCAAGGAGGGCGACGTCAGTACCGGGGACGCCGAACTCGACCGGCGCAGCGAGTGGACGGCCGTCCAGGAGGAGATCCGCAGCCACCCCGCTGTCGTCATCGTCGCCGTCAACGGCACCGCCCTGGGCGGGGGCTCCACCTTGATCAACGTCGCTGACCTGGCCATAGCGGCCAACGAGGCCCGGATAGGCATGCCGGAGATCGGCTTCGGCCTCTATCCGACCCTCGCCGGACCCGCCGCTCAACTGCGCATCAAGCCGAAGCACGCGGCCTGGCTGGTGCTCACCGCCGAGCGGATCGACGGCATCACCGCCGCCGAGTGGGGGCTGGTCAACCGCGCTGTTCCCCGGGAGGAACTCGACGCCGTGGCCACTGCCCTCGCCGAACGCGTCGCCTCCTTCGACGCCACCGCGCTGGAATGGTCGAAGAAGGCACTGTGGAAGATCCCCGGCGAGATCTCGGAGTGGACCCACGCCATCGCCTACGGCCATGAGATCGCCGGCGAACTCCGATCCCGTAGTTCCGCTCTGTCCGAGGGCCTCGGCCGGTTCCGGTCGGGCGAGCGCAACCCGGGCCAGGGCTGA
- a CDS encoding NAD(P)/FAD-dependent oxidoreductase — protein sequence MHIEPTASDRVVVVGAGQAGADFVAALRMAGHQGPVTLVGEEPGYPYARPPLSKAYLSGKATAEDLYIRPPAMYEQQGIDLRTGTRVTELDRTARHVVLADGERLPYAHLVLATGGRARRLPAPGLDDAPNVHNLRTLADVTAMRHRFVPGARMVVVGGGYVGLEVAAVARRLSLDVTVLEALPRVLARVTAPQVSAFYQRVHTEEGVDIRVDTAVTGFAFAPDGSVATVELKSGERIDTDIVLVGIGLVPSTELAEQAGLAVDNGIVVDEYCRTEDPAVLAIGDCSSHPCGEYGGRRRLESVPNASEQARVAAATVTGSLQPYTAIPWFWSDQYDVKLQTTGLSTGYDDVVIRGTTETGRSFAAIYLKDGEVRAADVVGSPRDFTAARKLVAARARVAPEALRDLSVPLKQLI from the coding sequence ATGCACATCGAACCCACTGCGAGCGACCGCGTCGTCGTGGTCGGCGCAGGCCAGGCCGGCGCGGACTTCGTCGCCGCCCTGCGCATGGCAGGCCACCAGGGCCCCGTGACCCTCGTGGGCGAGGAGCCCGGCTACCCCTACGCGCGCCCTCCGCTGTCCAAGGCGTACCTGTCCGGCAAGGCAACGGCCGAGGACCTGTACATCCGGCCGCCCGCGATGTATGAGCAGCAGGGCATCGACCTGCGTACCGGCACCCGGGTCACCGAGCTCGACCGGACCGCCCGCCACGTAGTGCTCGCGGACGGTGAGCGGCTGCCGTACGCGCACCTGGTGCTCGCCACCGGCGGGCGGGCGCGCAGACTGCCCGCCCCCGGCCTCGACGACGCGCCCAACGTCCATAACCTCAGAACTCTCGCCGACGTGACCGCCATGCGGCACCGGTTCGTCCCCGGCGCCCGAATGGTCGTCGTCGGCGGCGGCTACGTCGGGCTGGAGGTGGCCGCGGTCGCCCGCCGACTCTCTCTGGACGTGACGGTCCTCGAGGCGCTGCCCCGTGTCCTGGCCCGGGTGACCGCGCCGCAGGTCTCCGCGTTCTATCAGCGGGTGCACACCGAGGAGGGCGTGGACATTCGCGTCGACACCGCGGTGACCGGCTTCGCCTTCGCCCCCGACGGCTCGGTGGCCACTGTGGAGCTCAAGAGCGGGGAGCGGATCGACACGGACATCGTCCTTGTCGGCATCGGACTGGTCCCCAGCACTGAACTCGCCGAGCAGGCCGGTCTCGCCGTCGACAACGGCATCGTCGTGGACGAGTACTGCCGAACCGAGGACCCTGCCGTCCTCGCGATCGGCGACTGCTCCAGCCACCCCTGCGGTGAGTACGGCGGACGCCGCAGGTTGGAGTCGGTGCCCAACGCCTCCGAACAGGCGCGGGTCGCTGCGGCCACCGTGACCGGGAGCCTTCAGCCGTACACCGCCATCCCGTGGTTCTGGTCCGACCAGTACGACGTCAAGCTCCAGACCACAGGGCTGTCCACCGGTTACGACGATGTCGTCATCCGTGGCACCACCGAGACCGGACGGTCCTTCGCAGCCATCTACCTCAAGGACGGCGAGGTCCGCGCGGCGGACGTGGTCGGCAGCCCCCGGGACTTCACCGCCGCCAGAAAGCTGGTCGCGGCACGTGCCCGGGTCGCCCCCGAAGCGCTCCGGGACCTGTCGGTCCCGCTCAAGCAACTGATCTGA
- a CDS encoding Zn-ribbon domain-containing OB-fold protein, translating into MDNQKLIVMLPPVTDANRGYWEGTLAGELRLQCGDSGAPRYPESPVDPVTLDPEFAWRAASGRATLWSWIVMHQQYFPAFADEVPYLVAFVQLEEGPYMMTTLVDPPEHLECGMPLEVVFEQISQDRAIPKFKVVSA; encoded by the coding sequence ATGGACAACCAGAAACTCATCGTGATGCTCCCGCCGGTCACGGACGCCAACCGCGGCTACTGGGAGGGCACCCTCGCCGGTGAACTCCGCCTCCAGTGCGGCGATTCCGGAGCACCCCGCTACCCCGAGTCGCCGGTCGACCCGGTGACCCTCGACCCGGAATTCGCATGGCGCGCCGCCAGCGGCAGGGCCACGTTGTGGTCCTGGATCGTCATGCACCAGCAGTACTTCCCCGCCTTCGCCGACGAGGTGCCCTACCTGGTGGCCTTCGTCCAACTGGAGGAGGGACCGTACATGATGACCACCCTCGTGGATCCGCCGGAGCATCTGGAGTGCGGCATGCCGCTGGAGGTCGTCTTCGAGCAGATCTCTCAGGACCGGGCCATTCCGAAGTTCAAGGTGGTGTCGGCATGA
- a CDS encoding thiolase family protein codes for MPGRRQVAIVGVGQTDFGALYANKDAHRDAYALGAEALRLALDDAGLRKDEVDGLLTARIHYEHGAHVLGIPSPRVINTLEGSGRMSGVAVQHAVSLIETGQADVIACVYGNNGRSVKMTYGGDGYAGSPTTRYDAMYGMTSPGAYVGMMYRRYAHDYGVPDGALAPIAINNRRNAALNPVAVMREEITEEQYLASRYIADPLRLYDYCIINDGGVALILTTVEKARHLAKRPVRVAATAARAGVSNYYTSTDFFHSASQDVARRVYAASGYGPQDMDCLQIYDNFTPTVLFSLEGFDHAPRGEAWKWVTGDRIARDGEMPVNTAGGHTGESYMQGWGHHVEAVRQIRGEAGPRQVADCNVAQYICASPITTSHVLVGE; via the coding sequence ATGCCCGGACGAAGGCAAGTGGCGATCGTCGGTGTCGGCCAGACCGACTTCGGTGCCCTCTACGCCAACAAGGACGCGCACCGCGACGCCTACGCACTCGGAGCAGAGGCTCTGCGCCTCGCGCTCGATGACGCCGGCCTGCGCAAGGACGAGGTCGACGGGCTCCTCACCGCCCGTATCCACTATGAGCACGGCGCCCACGTGCTGGGTATCCCCAGCCCCCGTGTCATCAACACCCTGGAGGGCTCCGGCCGTATGAGCGGCGTCGCCGTCCAGCACGCCGTCTCCCTGATCGAGACAGGTCAGGCCGACGTCATAGCCTGCGTGTACGGCAACAACGGCCGTTCGGTGAAGATGACCTACGGCGGCGATGGCTATGCCGGCAGCCCCACCACCCGCTACGACGCGATGTACGGCATGACCTCCCCGGGCGCGTACGTCGGCATGATGTACCGCCGGTACGCGCACGACTACGGTGTGCCCGACGGCGCCCTTGCCCCGATCGCGATCAACAACCGCCGCAACGCCGCTCTCAACCCGGTCGCCGTGATGCGCGAGGAGATCACCGAGGAGCAGTACCTCGCCTCCCGCTACATCGCCGACCCGCTGCGCCTGTACGACTACTGCATCATCAACGACGGCGGCGTCGCGCTGATCCTCACCACCGTGGAGAAGGCCCGCCACCTGGCCAAGCGGCCGGTACGGGTGGCGGCCACCGCCGCGCGCGCCGGCGTCAGCAACTACTACACCAGCACGGACTTCTTCCACTCCGCGTCCCAGGACGTCGCCCGGCGGGTCTACGCGGCCTCGGGCTACGGCCCGCAGGACATGGACTGCCTGCAGATCTATGACAACTTCACCCCCACCGTCCTGTTCAGCCTGGAGGGCTTCGACCACGCGCCACGCGGCGAGGCCTGGAAGTGGGTGACCGGCGACCGCATCGCGCGTGACGGCGAGATGCCGGTGAACACTGCCGGCGGGCACACCGGCGAGAGCTACATGCAGGGCTGGGGACACCACGTGGAGGCCGTGCGCCAGATCCGCGGCGAGGCCGGCCCCCGCCAGGTGGCGGACTGCAACGTCGCCCAGTACATCTGCGCCTCACCCATCACCACGTCGCACGTCCTGGTCGGAGAGTGA
- a CDS encoding SDR family NAD(P)-dependent oxidoreductase, with protein MTTLTDAVVVVTGGATGVGLALAREAAVRGARVMIADTEDAGAAVASLRADGAAADWLRTDTSDYAQVKKLTEATVERFGAVNVVCNNAGIGVAGALQNVDPGEAKRLFDVNVLGMFHIVHAFAPLLKDAAARSEPAYLLNTGSEHSLGVPPHVMPMSTYTTSKYAALGLTDTARRDLKDLGIGVSLLVPGWVRTERIKALVAADSRAAAAIEPFAQKPSEVAEAAFDGLLKGTRVIATNPHSRAFAMEHARDLMADIQALPLLDSPDGHAPDGPGDVSQCPFAQG; from the coding sequence ATGACCACTCTGACGGATGCCGTCGTCGTCGTGACCGGAGGAGCAACCGGTGTCGGACTGGCCCTCGCCCGCGAAGCGGCTGTCCGCGGCGCCCGGGTGATGATCGCCGACACGGAGGATGCGGGCGCGGCGGTCGCGAGCCTGCGGGCCGACGGTGCGGCAGCGGACTGGCTGCGGACCGACACCTCGGACTACGCCCAGGTAAAAAAGTTGACTGAGGCTACCGTCGAACGGTTCGGTGCGGTCAACGTGGTCTGCAACAATGCCGGCATCGGTGTGGCCGGCGCACTCCAGAACGTTGACCCGGGCGAGGCGAAGCGTCTCTTCGACGTCAACGTGCTGGGCATGTTCCACATCGTCCACGCGTTCGCACCCCTGCTGAAGGACGCCGCCGCCCGAAGTGAACCGGCATACCTGCTCAACACCGGTTCCGAGCACTCCCTGGGGGTCCCGCCCCACGTGATGCCCATGAGCACCTACACCACGTCGAAGTACGCCGCTCTCGGCCTCACCGACACGGCACGCCGCGACCTGAAGGATCTCGGAATCGGCGTCTCCCTTCTGGTCCCCGGCTGGGTCCGCACCGAGCGGATCAAAGCGCTCGTCGCCGCCGATTCGCGTGCTGCCGCCGCCATCGAACCGTTCGCCCAGAAACCGTCCGAGGTGGCCGAGGCGGCCTTCGACGGCTTGCTCAAGGGCACGAGGGTCATCGCCACCAACCCGCACAGCCGCGCCTTCGCCATGGAGCACGCGCGCGACCTCATGGCCGACATCCAGGCTCTTCCTCTCCTGGACAGCCCGGACGGCCACGCTCCCGACGGCCCGGGCGACGTGTCTCAGTGCCCCTTCGCGCAGGGCTGA
- a CDS encoding CaiB/BaiF CoA-transferase family protein — MSGERTFQVVEVTESVAGAACGRLFAALGHDVLLCEPPTGTPLRAREFTFAALGAGKRSAVLTTGQLAAGETSALATADVLITDLTPAAAAAEGLDLDQLRQRFPRLVIVSITAFGMSGEYADSVGDSLLAEAYGGLATMVGEPDRRPLSLGGEQSAHSAAFVGLYGAMLALQGRDRTGRGDLVEVALSDVAAYMDWKSDVLHDLGGGVPKRAGSSQGGWRVVRAKDGWVGVIFSAHQWPAVVELFGDPRLSAPGLDDPQQRALGSQEWWAVIAEAAASREAVELYTEAQRLGLPFGHAADVERLLADEQLRARRFVLPPGMRRRNAPVVGPPWTVSDAPISAVEAPRLGDDTGSLTTKPRPTAVRTSPSSVAARHSDTAPLAGLVVLDFGTITAGAATSRLLADYGATVIKIESQGRPDPFRAWAMPGSADKASGAQASASPMFASNNVGKRGLSLDLKTEHGRAVVHRLIRRADVLVENFRVGVTARMGIDYATAHRLNPDLVYLSLSSQGVFGPEARYGSFGSTLDLLSGLAAVTGYPGERPMWSGGDLNYPDQMVSFVGAALVADAVTSGRRGIHLDVSQREAVAWTLADQLGEYVWTGRMPAPDGNRRPGATPHDTYPTVEPHLWLAIACSSAAHRRALAEVITALPDDEPEEWWLQHQDAVDEAISQWTACRPRDQAVAELRRTGVPAVRVNTAADRAHDPRYRERRAALHVPDWLKGFPMILHGHTPPDPAPAPALGENAEHLDNDALDELVGEVLRPQSPR, encoded by the coding sequence ATGTCCGGGGAGCGCACCTTCCAGGTGGTCGAGGTCACCGAGTCAGTCGCGGGAGCGGCGTGCGGACGCCTGTTCGCCGCCCTCGGCCACGACGTGCTGCTGTGTGAGCCGCCCACCGGCACGCCGCTGCGGGCCAGGGAGTTCACCTTCGCGGCCCTGGGCGCCGGCAAGCGCAGCGCCGTACTCACAACCGGGCAACTGGCAGCCGGCGAGACCAGCGCGCTGGCCACCGCCGATGTCCTGATCACCGACCTCACGCCGGCTGCGGCTGCCGCCGAGGGCCTGGACCTCGACCAGCTCAGGCAACGGTTCCCCCGGCTGGTCATCGTCTCGATCACCGCGTTCGGGATGAGCGGGGAGTACGCCGACAGCGTCGGCGACAGCCTCCTGGCGGAGGCGTACGGCGGACTGGCCACCATGGTCGGTGAGCCGGACCGCCGCCCGCTGAGTCTGGGCGGCGAACAGAGCGCCCACTCAGCTGCCTTCGTCGGCCTGTACGGCGCCATGCTCGCCCTGCAAGGCCGTGACCGCACGGGACGAGGCGACCTCGTCGAGGTCGCCCTGAGTGATGTCGCCGCCTATATGGACTGGAAGAGCGACGTCCTCCACGACCTGGGCGGCGGGGTCCCGAAGCGTGCCGGCTCCTCGCAGGGCGGCTGGCGCGTGGTGCGGGCCAAGGACGGATGGGTCGGCGTGATCTTCTCCGCTCACCAGTGGCCCGCCGTCGTCGAGCTCTTCGGCGACCCGCGCCTGAGCGCACCCGGCCTCGACGACCCCCAGCAACGCGCCCTGGGCTCGCAGGAGTGGTGGGCCGTGATCGCGGAGGCGGCGGCAAGCCGTGAGGCCGTGGAACTGTACACCGAGGCGCAGCGCCTCGGACTGCCCTTCGGTCATGCCGCCGACGTCGAGAGGCTGCTGGCCGACGAGCAGCTCCGCGCCAGACGCTTCGTCCTTCCACCTGGCATGCGTCGCAGGAACGCCCCCGTGGTCGGCCCTCCATGGACCGTGTCCGATGCGCCCATTTCCGCGGTCGAGGCACCCCGGTTGGGCGACGACACCGGCAGTCTCACGACCAAGCCGCGGCCGACGGCAGTCCGTACATCGCCCTCAAGCGTGGCCGCTCGGCACAGCGACACCGCCCCCCTGGCCGGTCTGGTCGTCCTCGACTTCGGCACCATCACCGCCGGGGCGGCCACCAGCCGGCTGCTCGCCGACTACGGGGCGACCGTGATCAAGATCGAGTCGCAGGGTCGCCCCGACCCCTTCCGGGCGTGGGCGATGCCAGGAAGCGCGGACAAGGCTTCCGGGGCACAGGCATCGGCCTCCCCGATGTTCGCCTCCAACAACGTGGGCAAGCGCGGCCTGAGCCTTGATCTGAAGACCGAACACGGCCGCGCCGTCGTCCACCGGCTCATCCGCCGCGCGGACGTCCTGGTCGAAAACTTCCGCGTGGGCGTCACCGCCCGCATGGGCATCGACTACGCTACCGCCCACCGGCTCAACCCCGACCTGGTCTACCTCTCTCTGTCGAGTCAGGGTGTTTTCGGGCCCGAGGCCCGGTACGGCTCATTCGGTTCGACCCTGGACCTGCTCTCCGGACTCGCGGCCGTCACCGGCTACCCGGGGGAGCGGCCCATGTGGTCGGGCGGCGACCTCAACTACCCGGACCAGATGGTGTCCTTCGTCGGTGCCGCGCTGGTCGCGGACGCCGTCACCAGCGGCCGACGCGGCATCCACCTCGACGTCTCGCAGCGGGAGGCCGTCGCCTGGACCCTGGCCGATCAGCTCGGCGAGTACGTCTGGACGGGGCGCATGCCCGCACCGGACGGCAACCGCCGCCCCGGCGCGACTCCCCACGACACCTACCCCACCGTCGAGCCCCACCTCTGGCTGGCGATCGCCTGCAGCAGCGCCGCACACCGCCGGGCGCTGGCCGAGGTGATCACAGCACTGCCCGACGACGAGCCGGAGGAATGGTGGCTGCAGCACCAGGACGCCGTCGACGAGGCCATCTCTCAGTGGACGGCTTGCCGCCCCCGTGACCAGGCGGTGGCGGAACTGCGCCGCACGGGTGTTCCGGCCGTACGCGTGAACACCGCCGCTGACCGCGCACACGACCCCCGCTACCGCGAACGTCGCGCGGCACTGCACGTCCCGGACTGGCTGAAGGGATTCCCCATGATCCTCCACGGCCACACCCCGCCCGACCCCGCTCCCGCACCCGCCCTCGGCGAAAACGCCGAGCACCTGGACAACGACGCCCTCGACGAACTCGTCGGCGAAGTCCTCCGCCCGCAGTCCCCCCGCTGA
- a CDS encoding GntR family transcriptional regulator: MTQDKLVRDKVVDALRQAILDGALQPGRRLTERELTELTGVSRTSVREALRRLQAEGLVEESPSRGLRVTTPTAEEIDQIYEIRAELEPLAVRLFVERATEAEVDELACVTQELNPGGDANKDVLDRFDGILLAGCRNPMLAELLGGLYGRIHALRRISAATPGRMTVTKQEYDDLVEAVRRRSAADAAEVARRHVCAARASAKVAMSVLMQEAD; encoded by the coding sequence GTGACGCAGGACAAGCTCGTGCGGGACAAGGTGGTCGACGCGTTGCGTCAGGCCATCCTGGACGGCGCTCTGCAGCCTGGTCGCAGGCTTACCGAGCGCGAGTTGACCGAGCTCACGGGAGTGAGTCGTACGTCCGTGCGGGAGGCGCTGAGGCGTCTCCAGGCCGAAGGGCTGGTCGAGGAGTCGCCCAGCCGAGGACTTCGGGTGACCACTCCGACCGCGGAGGAGATCGACCAGATCTATGAGATCCGTGCCGAGCTCGAACCGCTCGCGGTGCGCTTGTTCGTCGAGCGCGCCACTGAGGCGGAGGTCGACGAACTCGCCTGCGTCACGCAGGAGTTGAATCCTGGGGGCGACGCAAACAAGGACGTGCTGGACCGCTTCGACGGGATCTTGCTCGCCGGCTGCCGCAACCCCATGCTGGCGGAGCTGCTCGGCGGTCTGTACGGCAGGATCCACGCCCTGCGCCGTATATCGGCCGCCACCCCTGGCCGCATGACCGTCACCAAGCAGGAGTACGACGATCTCGTCGAAGCCGTCCGGCGCCGTTCTGCCGCGGACGCTGCGGAGGTGGCCCGTCGGCACGTCTGTGCGGCCAGAGCGTCCGCGAAGGTCGCGATGAGTGTGCTGATGCAGGAAGCCGACTGA
- a CDS encoding cytochrome P450, translating into MSTDTIVPSIPDLSDPAGFASEVPHEAFDAIRQMPGLYWQPAKAGTLNGGFWCITRHADIAEIERNPEVFSSRWGPFFPTLPAPHNEFSRNIMYNDPPDHSRLRRAAARSFGPRVIANFDTWVREIVVEVLEDITDRGEVNWIDDVAAIIPSRVIARVIGVPHHDRQRIVDWTLAIFDAAEKPNGGESMLMLLPEIHSYLEQLRTDKLRDPQDDFATVLARCVERGEISQPEFLAYLILLLIAGFETTHTVIAQAMRLILEDSQVADVTGRAIDGGSLDGLVDEFLRYVTPAMNMARTVTRDVDFHGTQMREGDLVQMFFTAANRDPVVFADPHRFDPFRTGNEHMSFGNGPHHCIGKNLARLELRILFEEMHRRGVLVALNGEPRRGWSTFINKLLSMPVTVTMADRQEARP; encoded by the coding sequence ATGAGTACGGACACCATCGTCCCGTCGATACCGGACCTGTCGGACCCGGCGGGCTTCGCCTCCGAGGTACCCCATGAGGCCTTCGACGCGATCAGGCAGATGCCTGGCCTGTACTGGCAGCCGGCGAAGGCGGGCACGCTCAACGGCGGATTCTGGTGTATCACCCGGCACGCCGACATCGCCGAGATCGAGCGGAACCCCGAGGTCTTCAGTTCCCGGTGGGGGCCGTTCTTCCCGACCCTCCCCGCGCCGCACAACGAGTTCAGCCGCAACATCATGTACAATGACCCGCCCGACCACAGCCGGCTGCGTCGGGCCGCAGCCCGTTCTTTCGGACCGCGGGTCATCGCGAACTTCGACACCTGGGTGCGCGAGATCGTCGTGGAGGTGCTGGAGGACATCACCGACCGCGGCGAGGTCAACTGGATCGACGACGTTGCAGCCATCATCCCGTCCCGCGTCATCGCACGGGTGATCGGCGTGCCACACCACGACCGTCAGCGCATCGTGGACTGGACCCTCGCGATCTTCGATGCCGCTGAGAAGCCCAACGGTGGCGAGTCCATGCTGATGCTGCTTCCGGAGATTCACTCCTACCTTGAACAGCTGCGCACGGACAAGCTCCGAGACCCCCAGGACGACTTCGCCACCGTGCTGGCCCGGTGCGTCGAGCGGGGTGAGATCAGCCAGCCGGAGTTCCTGGCCTACCTCATCCTGCTCCTCATCGCGGGATTCGAGACCACGCACACGGTCATCGCCCAGGCTATGCGGCTGATCCTGGAGGACTCGCAGGTCGCCGATGTCACCGGTCGGGCGATCGACGGCGGCAGCCTGGACGGGCTGGTTGATGAGTTCCTGCGGTATGTCACGCCGGCCATGAACATGGCCCGCACAGTGACCCGTGACGTGGACTTCCACGGCACGCAGATGCGCGAGGGCGACCTGGTGCAGATGTTCTTCACCGCAGCCAACCGTGACCCCGTCGTCTTCGCCGACCCGCATCGCTTCGACCCGTTCCGGACGGGGAACGAGCACATGTCCTTCGGCAACGGGCCGCACCACTGCATCGGTAAGAATCTCGCCAGACTCGAACTCCGGATCCTCTTCGAGGAGATGCACCGTCGCGGTGTTCTCGTCGCCTTGAACGGCGAGCCCCGGCGTGGCTGGAGCACCTTCATCAACAAGCTCCTGTCCATGCCCGTCACCGTCACCATGGCCGACCGCCAGGAGGCCCGCCCATGA
- a CDS encoding 2Fe-2S iron-sulfur cluster-binding protein, producing MPRVVFVRPDGTKHETDAADGVTVMQAATANLIPGIIAECGGELSCATCHVFVDGQWLGALPSPSQDEEEMLEATSEEPTEASRLCCQITLDASLDGIVVHIPNTQK from the coding sequence ATGCCCCGTGTCGTATTCGTCCGGCCGGACGGGACCAAGCACGAAACCGACGCCGCCGACGGAGTCACCGTCATGCAGGCCGCCACCGCCAACCTGATACCGGGAATTATCGCCGAGTGCGGTGGCGAGCTGTCCTGCGCCACCTGCCACGTCTTCGTGGACGGGCAGTGGCTCGGCGCGCTGCCGTCGCCGTCGCAGGACGAGGAGGAGATGCTGGAGGCGACCTCCGAGGAACCCACCGAGGCCAGTCGGCTGTGCTGCCAGATCACGCTCGATGCCTCGCTGGACGGCATCGTCGTGCACATCCCGAACACGCAGAAGTAG